One genomic region from Granulimonas faecalis encodes:
- the tgt gene encoding tRNA guanosine(34) transglycosylase Tgt: protein MSQQPFPFTFDVVAEDPATHARAGVLHTPHGDVPTPIFMPVGTKATVKGLMPSMVRDLGAKIILANTYHLAMRPGAELVAQMGGLHAWERWDGPILTDSGGFQVFSHGDHVRLSDDGVTFRAVDYDGSYVTWTPEENMRIAELLGSDICMQLDVCPGYPCERSYLERAVDLSSAWAERCWRAHTRPDQALFGIVQGGMDLDLRLKSLRRLEDIGDFPGYGIGGYSVGESHDVMFETLAPLAGEYMPRDKPRYLMGVGNPTTLVEGVGVGVDMFDCVLPTRTARTGTAFSDEGRLNLKNACHRADPRPIGEHCGCPACAGGFSRSYIHHLVKQREMLGGILLSLHNTRYLLDLMARARQAILDGRYGAFMAEYRDRLDGRRDF, encoded by the coding sequence GTGAGCCAGCAGCCTTTCCCCTTCACCTTCGACGTCGTCGCCGAGGACCCCGCCACCCACGCGCGGGCCGGCGTGCTCCACACGCCCCACGGCGACGTCCCCACCCCCATCTTCATGCCCGTGGGCACCAAGGCCACCGTCAAGGGCCTCATGCCCTCCATGGTGCGGGACCTCGGTGCCAAGATCATCCTCGCCAACACGTACCACCTGGCCATGCGCCCCGGCGCCGAGCTCGTCGCCCAGATGGGCGGCCTGCACGCCTGGGAGCGCTGGGACGGCCCCATCCTCACCGACTCCGGCGGGTTCCAGGTCTTCTCCCACGGCGACCACGTGCGCCTTTCCGACGACGGCGTGACCTTCCGCGCCGTGGACTACGACGGCTCCTACGTCACCTGGACGCCTGAGGAGAACATGCGCATCGCCGAGCTCCTCGGCTCCGACATCTGCATGCAGCTGGACGTCTGCCCCGGCTACCCCTGCGAGCGCTCCTACCTCGAGCGGGCCGTGGACCTCTCGAGCGCCTGGGCCGAGCGCTGCTGGAGGGCCCACACCCGGCCCGACCAGGCGCTCTTCGGCATCGTCCAGGGCGGCATGGACCTCGACCTGCGCCTCAAGAGCCTCCGGCGTCTCGAGGACATCGGCGACTTCCCGGGCTACGGCATCGGCGGTTACTCGGTGGGGGAGAGTCATGACGTGATGTTCGAGACCCTGGCGCCCCTCGCCGGCGAGTACATGCCGCGCGACAAGCCCCGCTACCTCATGGGCGTGGGCAACCCCACCACCCTCGTGGAGGGCGTGGGCGTGGGCGTGGACATGTTCGACTGCGTGCTGCCCACCCGCACGGCTCGCACGGGCACGGCCTTCTCCGACGAGGGGCGCCTCAACCTCAAGAACGCCTGCCACCGCGCCGACCCCCGTCCCATCGGCGAGCATTGCGGCTGCCCCGCCTGCGCGGGCGGCTTCTCGCGCAGCTACATCCACCACCTGGTGAAGCAGAGGGAGATGCTCGGCGGCATCCTGCTGTCGCTCCACAACACGCGGTACCTCCTCGACCTCATGGCCCGTGCGCGCCAGGCCATCCTCGACGGCCGCTACGGCGCCTTCATGGCCGAGTACCGCGACCGCCTCGACGGCCGCCGCGACTTCTAG